The Candidatus Delongbacteria bacterium genomic interval TCACTTGAAGATGCGTTCTATTTCTCATACAGAGAAATAGACGGGCATCCAATTTCAACAGTAGTTGGTCATGATGGTAAATACTGTATTGGTAGGCTAAATGGAGTTGTTGTTTGTTTACTTTCCGGCAGATTTCACTATTATGAGGGTTATGATCTGGATAAAATCATTTTTTATCAATCCGTCTTGAAGGAGTTAGGTGTAAAAAATATAATACTGACCAATGCCGCAGGGGGTGTTAATAGAAAGTTCAAGCCCGGTGATTTGATGATTATCAAGGATTTCATGAATCTTACAAAAAGCGATGTCGATAATAAAGTATCAAATTTATCAAAAAATAGGTTGTCTGTTCCTTCTGTAGATTCAAGTGAATTGTGGCAAGGGGTGTATGCTTTTATGGAAGGTCCAAATTTTGAGACACCTTCAGAAATAAAAATGTTGGAGTTTTTAGGTGTTGATGCTGTGGGAATGTCCACTGTACCTGAGATTAAAAATGGTTTATTTGAAGGCTTTCTTGTTTCTGCGGTTTCCTGTATAACAAATATGGCTGCAGGTATTTTGGATAACAGGTTAACTCATCAAGAGGTTTTTGAAGCTGCAGAGAAAGCTAAGACATCTTTTGGTGATTTAATAAGAAGAATCGTTAATAGTGTATAGTTATGCAAATTAATCCTCCCTGAGTTGTTTTTTCCATTTTCTATTTTATAAAAAAAGTTGCGAAATTTAAGCTTAAAATCGCAACTTTTTATTTTTTTTTAGTTTGCATTTTAGTACACCCAATAGTATATTTTTCATCGAGTGAGGAGTAAAATAGCAATGAGGAAATTATAAATAACAGATATTTCACAAAAAAAATCGCGGAGAAGGTTTTATGAAAAAAAAGCTCTTGTTGCTTCTGGTCTTTTCTATGGTTATCAGTACTTTTGCTGGTATCTCTGGAAAGATAAAGGGGTATGTGAAAGATGAGAACGGCGAACCGCTTCCAGGTGCTAACGTTGTTTTAGATGGCACAACATTTGGAGCAGAGTCGGATGAGGACGGCTATTATTACATAATTGGTGTTAGAGCTGGTTCTTATCAATTGAAATGTCAGTATGTTGGTTTTAGAACTGCTACTGTACCTATTACTGTAAAAGCGGATTTGACTGTGACTACAGATGTTATTCTGTACTCAGAAGATTACGAGCTTGATGAGGTAACTTATGTTGTTTCTAGAGAAGCTAAGGTAGACCAGAGTAAAACCACTGCTTCAAGGATTATCGACTTAGAGCAACAAAAATTAACTGCAACAGTTGATGTGCAAGGAGCCTTGAAATCTCAGGCTGGTATTAAAACTGATGCTGATGGTGAACTTCACTTTAGGGGTAGTCGTTCCGGTGAGGTAAACTTTAATGTGGATGGTGTTTCGGTGGGTGACCCTACTGAGAAGAAATCAAAACCTGCAGAGATTGATTTTTCAAATATTCAATCTTTTGATATTCAGGTTGGTGTTCCAAATGCAGAATATGGAAACGCTCTTTCTGGTTCTGTAAATATCGTTTACAAAGTTGGTGATCAGGAGAAAACATCTGGACTTATGCGTTATTCAACCGATGCTTTCATGGGTGATAACAAATTTGATCTTCAAAGTGGTTATTTTAGTTTGAACGGTCCGTTTCCGTTTTTAAAAATGAAAAACAAACCGACCTATTTTATCTCTACTAATTTTAAAAGTCAAAATGGTTTTTCTGAATCATACAAAGATTATACTGGTGATTCTGATGATTATTATGAATTTGGAGATTATGATTTAACTGGTTTTGGATTTGATTTGCCTCAAAAAAGAGAAAATAGTTTCAATTACCAGATCAAAACTGCATGGGATATAACTGATGAGATAAACATTACCTTGACTTATTCTAAGGACAGAACTCACGTTAATGAATTTTCTTGGTTCAA includes:
- a CDS encoding purine-nucleoside phosphorylase, which gives rise to MKINEFTDSVISRFGQVDIAVVLGSGLGFLAESLEDAFYFSYREIDGHPISTVVGHDGKYCIGRLNGVVVCLLSGRFHYYEGYDLDKIIFYQSVLKELGVKNIILTNAAGGVNRKFKPGDLMIIKDFMNLTKSDVDNKVSNLSKNRLSVPSVDSSELWQGVYAFMEGPNFETPSEIKMLEFLGVDAVGMSTVPEIKNGLFEGFLVSAVSCITNMAAGILDNRLTHQEVFEAAEKAKTSFGDLIRRIVNSV